A genomic region of ANME-2 cluster archaeon contains the following coding sequences:
- the phnH gene encoding phosphonate C-P lyase system protein PhnH, producing MRETAFDVTFDSQMIFRSLLDAMARPGSIVVLPDINITSPAMNRYPLLLLMTLLDHEVSFCVLGHSDANVNVNINQQAVAEYLRSNTGSNESALRDADFILVCEGSSQGLIRRVKLGTLEYPDESATVVYDVCSIGDRGYDGDDLHDEYMLLELSGPGIAGKCMVAISGMEQAEIEDVLAMRDYPLGIDAILSDRNGNIACIPRSTSLRVM from the coding sequence ATGAGGGAGACAGCATTCGATGTGACGTTCGATTCCCAGATGATTTTTCGATCTCTCCTGGATGCCATGGCAAGACCCGGCAGCATCGTAGTACTTCCTGATATCAACATCACTTCGCCTGCTATGAACCGGTATCCTCTGCTTCTGCTTATGACACTACTGGATCACGAGGTCAGTTTCTGTGTTTTAGGTCATAGTGATGCAAATGTAAATGTAAATATAAATCAGCAGGCAGTGGCAGAATACCTGAGGTCGAACACCGGAAGCAACGAGTCGGCGCTTAGGGATGCTGACTTTATACTGGTCTGTGAAGGTTCTTCGCAAGGTTTGATACGCAGGGTAAAGCTGGGCACGCTGGAATATCCTGATGAAAGTGCAACTGTGGTCTATGATGTCTGTTCGATCGGAGATCGGGGGTATGATGGTGATGATTTACATGATGAATATATGCTGCTTGAACTTTCGGGACCCGGCATTGCCGGCAAATGCATGGTCGCAATCAGCGGTATGGAACAGGCAGAAATAGAGGATGTTCTTGCAATGCGTGATTATCCGCTCGGTATTGATGCCATCCTTTCGGACAGGAATGGTAACATAGCGTGCATTCCACGATCAACAAGTCTGAGGGTGATGTGA
- the phnG gene encoding phosphonate C-P lyase system protein PhnG produces the protein MNRDKRFGLIAHADGKLMCEIAERILANTEVEVVKKPLCGMIMMRFRDTAKNCVFNLGEVLVSEAEVRIKNSMGYAMIMGMEPETALAGAILDAAVEAEHPLAHEIIDLLNNEERRLLEEKQVKWAQVASTRVDFEVMK, from the coding sequence ATGAACAGGGATAAGCGGTTTGGTTTGATCGCACACGCTGATGGAAAACTGATGTGCGAGATCGCTGAAAGGATACTGGCAAACACCGAAGTGGAAGTGGTCAAAAAACCATTGTGCGGTATGATCATGATGCGCTTTCGGGATACTGCGAAGAACTGTGTCTTCAATCTCGGCGAGGTGCTGGTAAGTGAAGCTGAGGTGAGGATTAAAAACAGCATGGGTTATGCCATGATAATGGGCATGGAACCGGAAACCGCTCTTGCAGGTGCGATCCTGGATGCAGCGGTTGAAGCGGAGCATCCCCTTGCACATGAGATCATTGATTTGCTCAATAACGAAGAAAGACGACTCTTGGAAGAAAAACAGGTGAAATGGGCACAGGTCGCATCGACCAGGGTGGATTTTGAGGTGATGAAGTGA
- the phnE gene encoding phosphonate ABC transporter, permease protein PhnE, whose translation MAVQNRYASFKSNRYTRYIVPVLFTVFFVWSIISTGISISDLISGYPNLANFIGCMFPPAWDVFIPLLHPAFETIQMAFLGTVFAVILSVPVALFAASNISPSKPVKVFARSIIATTRTVPDIAFALIFVSAVGLGPFPGILALSIHSVGMLGKLYAEAIEEIDPGPVEAVEAVGASKLQAIYYAVIPQATPSFVATTLYRFDTNVRSSIVLGLVGAGGIGFELIMAMRLFRYHELSTILIIIFIVVMFAEWVSGYIRVHIIGEEVLK comes from the coding sequence ATGGCAGTGCAAAATAGATATGCCAGTTTCAAATCTAATAGATATACCAGGTACATTGTACCTGTTCTGTTCACCGTATTTTTCGTATGGAGCATAATCAGTACTGGTATTAGCATAAGCGATCTCATAAGCGGTTATCCAAACCTTGCCAATTTTATCGGGTGTATGTTCCCGCCTGCATGGGATGTATTTATTCCGCTGCTGCATCCGGCTTTTGAGACAATACAGATGGCATTTTTGGGTACTGTTTTCGCAGTCATATTGTCAGTACCGGTTGCATTGTTCGCAGCAAGTAATATCTCGCCGTCAAAACCAGTGAAGGTATTTGCAAGGAGCATTATCGCAACCACGCGAACGGTACCTGATATCGCATTTGCGCTGATCTTTGTCTCGGCGGTAGGGCTGGGTCCGTTCCCTGGTATACTTGCACTGTCAATTCATTCGGTTGGTATGCTTGGAAAACTGTATGCAGAGGCAATCGAAGAGATCGATCCCGGACCCGTAGAAGCGGTCGAAGCAGTGGGAGCAAGCAAACTCCAGGCTATTTATTATGCTGTGATCCCCCAGGCCACACCTTCGTTTGTGGCTACCACACTCTACAGGTTCGATACCAATGTACGTTCTTCCATTGTGCTCGGTCTTGTCGGTGCAGGTGGTATCGGGTTTGAACTGATAATGGCAATGAGGCTGTTCAGGTATCATGAATTGTCAACGATACTTATTATAATATTTATAGTAGTCATGTTTGCTGAATGGGTATCCGGCTACATAAGGGTACATATAATCGGGGAAGAGGTCTTGAAATGA